A genome region from Pygocentrus nattereri isolate fPygNat1 chromosome 6, fPygNat1.pri, whole genome shotgun sequence includes the following:
- the nhlh2 gene encoding helix-loop-helix protein 2: MMLSPDHSDSDLLWPQSDPETLLNVIKVERAADKPPEVGADNKSRCRSLAPPLTREEKRRRRRATTKYRLAHAMRERIRVEAFNVAFAELRKLLPTLPPDKKLSKIEILRLAICYISYLNHVLDV, from the coding sequence atgATGCTCAGTCCAGATCACTCTGATTCTGACCTGCTGTGGCCTCAGTCAGACCCGGAAACGCTCCTCAACGTCATCAAAGTTGAGCGAGCGGCAGACAAGCCACCAGAAGTGGGTGCAGACAATAAGTCCCGTTGTCGCTCCCTGGCTCCCCCCCTGACTCGCGAAGAGAAGCGGCGCCGGCGGCGTGCGACCACCAAATACAGGCTGGCCCACGCCATGCGCGAGCGCATTCGGGTCGAGGCCTTCAACGTGGCATTTGCAGAGCTCCGGAAGCTGCTGCCCACACTTCCGCCTGACAAGAAGCTCTCCAAAATCGAGATCCTGCGGCTCGCCATATGTTACATATCCTACCTGAACCATGTGCTAGATGTTTAA